Proteins encoded in a region of the Pigmentiphaga litoralis genome:
- a CDS encoding isochorismatase family protein, whose translation MTTTTAAGSDQAFFEQRGFGQTLGFGRRAALIVVDLINGFTDASRPLGANLDAQVDASNQLIPLMRAAGLPIIFTTTAYDDAGLADAGVWGLKMKGSATLRAGSHDVALDARLDYRAGEPILIKKYASCFFGTDLLSRLVSQGVDTVIVTGCTTSGCVRATVVDAVQNGLRPIVVREGVGDRSRASHEQSLFDLQAKYADVMALADVLAHLRVQQPA comes from the coding sequence ATGACAACAACCACCGCGGCCGGCAGCGACCAGGCATTTTTCGAGCAACGCGGCTTTGGGCAGACGCTGGGGTTCGGGCGGCGGGCCGCGCTCATTGTCGTTGACCTCATCAACGGGTTTACTGATGCCAGCCGGCCCCTGGGCGCCAACCTGGATGCGCAGGTGGACGCATCGAACCAGCTCATTCCGCTGATGCGCGCAGCCGGCCTGCCGATCATTTTCACCACCACCGCCTACGACGACGCCGGGCTGGCCGATGCCGGCGTCTGGGGCCTGAAGATGAAGGGCTCGGCCACCCTGCGTGCCGGCAGCCACGACGTGGCGCTCGACGCGCGACTGGATTACCGGGCCGGCGAACCGATCCTGATCAAGAAATATGCGTCCTGCTTTTTTGGCACCGACCTGCTGTCGCGGTTGGTCTCGCAAGGCGTGGACACCGTCATCGTGACGGGCTGCACGACCAGTGGCTGCGTACGCGCCACCGTTGTCGATGCCGTGCAGAACGGACTGCGTCCCATCGTTGTCCGTGAAGGCGTGGGTGACCGTTCCCGTGCCTCGCACGAACAAAGCCTGTTCGACCTCCAGGCCAAATACGCCGACGTGATGGCGCTGGCGGACGTGCTCGCGCACCTTCGCGTCCAGCAGCCCGCCTGA
- a CDS encoding Bug family tripartite tricarboxylate transporter substrate binding protein has translation MTWPTFARPHRIAHTLVATLITAAATTVLAPAAVAQAYPATGQPIKMVVPFAAGSGTDQVARALAQAMGEANQVTVVVDNRPGGNSFIGAQAVANAPPDGYTMLLTTNSTHAAAEHLFKNVPYDPVKDFTPVALLRKGYLVMVTRPDFPAASVAEFTAQARREPGKLNFGSGSSSSRVSAELYRQVAGVDITHVPYKSNPNALTDLVGGQIQVMFVDTSSALSLVKSGKLRGLAVTSSKRLDILPDLPTLDEAGIKGYEMSYWTAAYLPRNTRPEIAAKLADMLKQAMGSTELKQLMEKTGTEVSYGDADMLRRFQASETDKWARIIKAAGIQPE, from the coding sequence ATGACCTGGCCCACGTTTGCCCGCCCCCACCGCATCGCGCACACTCTTGTCGCGACGCTGATCACCGCGGCGGCCACCACTGTCCTTGCCCCTGCTGCCGTCGCGCAGGCCTACCCCGCCACCGGCCAGCCGATCAAGATGGTCGTGCCCTTCGCGGCGGGCAGCGGCACCGACCAGGTTGCTCGCGCCCTGGCGCAGGCCATGGGCGAGGCCAATCAGGTCACGGTGGTGGTCGACAACCGGCCGGGCGGCAACAGCTTCATCGGCGCCCAGGCGGTGGCCAATGCGCCGCCCGACGGCTACACGATGCTGCTGACGACCAACAGCACGCACGCCGCGGCCGAACACCTGTTCAAGAACGTGCCCTACGATCCCGTCAAGGACTTCACGCCAGTGGCCTTGCTGCGCAAGGGCTACCTGGTCATGGTCACGCGCCCGGACTTTCCGGCCGCCAGCGTGGCCGAGTTCACGGCGCAGGCCCGCCGCGAGCCGGGCAAGCTGAACTTCGGCAGCGGCAGTTCATCGTCACGTGTGTCTGCCGAACTCTATCGGCAGGTGGCCGGCGTGGACATCACCCACGTGCCCTACAAGAGCAATCCCAACGCGTTGACCGATCTGGTGGGCGGCCAGATCCAGGTCATGTTCGTGGATACGTCGTCGGCCCTCAGCCTGGTCAAGAGCGGCAAGCTGCGGGGACTGGCGGTCACCAGCAGCAAGCGGCTGGACATTCTTCCCGACCTGCCCACGCTGGATGAGGCTGGCATCAAGGGATATGAGATGTCGTACTGGACCGCAGCCTACCTGCCCCGTAATACGCGTCCCGAGATCGCGGCGAAGCTGGCGGACATGCTCAAGCAGGCCATGGGCTCGACCGAGCTCAAGCAGTTGATGGAAAAGACCGGCACCGAAGTCTCGTACGGCGATGCCGACATGCTGCGCCGTTTCCAGGCATCCGAAACCGACAAGTGGGCGCGGATCATCAAAGCCGCTGGCATTCAACCGGAGTAA
- the rrtA gene encoding rhombosortase, producing the protein MVLLGLQVLAPESTLALRYDRAAILDGALWRLLTGQLVHLNWAHCLLNAAGWLVCAALLPDLFARRWFWLEVMIIAAGVGLGLLWLDPQLAYYAGLSGVIYGVLIRGALPSAGRDWRMAVLLLLVVGRLAWQLWVGTDAAQATMIGGAIIVHAHVYGAVMGALLSCCRPALRQ; encoded by the coding sequence GTGGTGCTGCTGGGTCTTCAGGTGCTTGCGCCGGAATCGACATTGGCCTTGCGTTATGACCGTGCCGCGATTCTGGATGGCGCGCTGTGGCGCTTGCTGACCGGCCAGCTGGTTCACCTGAACTGGGCACATTGCCTGCTGAACGCAGCCGGGTGGCTGGTGTGCGCGGCCTTGTTGCCCGATCTGTTCGCCCGTCGGTGGTTCTGGCTGGAAGTCATGATCATTGCCGCAGGCGTCGGCCTGGGCCTGCTCTGGCTGGACCCCCAACTGGCGTACTACGCCGGACTGTCGGGCGTGATCTACGGCGTGCTGATCCGCGGCGCCTTGCCGTCCGCCGGACGCGACTGGCGCATGGCGGTCCTTCTGCTGCTGGTGGTCGGACGCCTGGCGTGGCAGCTGTGGGTTGGAACCGATGCGGCGCAAGCAACGATGATCGGCGGGGCGATCATCGTTCATGCGCATGTGTATGGTGCGGTGATGGGCGCGTTGCTCAGTTGCTGCCGGCCAGCCCTGCGGCAGTGA
- a CDS encoding AtuA-related protein has translation MTKVLELGHSRAGDKGNTSNVSVIAYDDAAWLRLERDLTVERVAAAYAHVAAGPVTRYALPKLRALNFVIQNALGGGVTISLALDAHGKTLSYLMQDIDLP, from the coding sequence ATGACCAAGGTGCTGGAGCTTGGCCACTCGCGCGCCGGAGACAAAGGCAACACATCGAATGTGTCCGTCATTGCCTACGACGATGCCGCGTGGCTGCGGCTGGAGCGCGACCTGACCGTCGAACGCGTCGCCGCCGCCTATGCCCACGTGGCGGCCGGACCGGTCACCCGCTACGCGTTGCCAAAATTGAGGGCGCTCAATTTTGTCATCCAGAACGCCTTGGGCGGCGGCGTCACGATTTCGCTCGCGCTGGACGCGCATGGCAAGACGCTGTCGTACCTGATGCAGGATATCGACCTGCCTTAG
- a CDS encoding LysR family transcriptional regulator — MPVTRTALTVNELEAFLLLADTCNFRQAADRFHISQPALSRIIQSAERKLGARLFDRSTRHVALTPSGEELLPIARRIVAEFHDSLSDLSEFVAGRKGRITIACLPSAAAALLPRAMLAFERTHPRVTLALVPMSDEYVQERVADGRADFGMSVAPATPGRVAFEPVAQDDFVLICSANDPLASRVRVDWRVLASRPLVASGSSSSIRPLVDRVLAETGLAIAPKYEATNISVVGAMVAAGLGVAPVPRLALCLMDVRGLAVLKLGRPAVHRELGILTRSGRSPSAAASAFLATLRAELGDRVAAPGANISLRGTRPVAD, encoded by the coding sequence ATGCCCGTGACCCGCACCGCGCTGACCGTCAATGAACTCGAAGCCTTCCTGCTTCTGGCCGACACCTGCAATTTCCGCCAGGCGGCCGATCGCTTCCATATCTCGCAACCCGCGCTGAGCCGCATCATCCAGTCGGCCGAACGCAAGCTGGGTGCGCGCCTGTTCGACCGGAGCACCCGGCATGTTGCGCTGACGCCGTCGGGCGAAGAGTTGCTGCCGATTGCCCGCCGGATCGTTGCGGAATTCCACGACTCGCTCAGCGACCTGTCGGAATTCGTGGCGGGCCGCAAAGGGCGCATCACCATCGCCTGCCTGCCGTCGGCCGCGGCGGCCTTGCTGCCGCGCGCCATGCTGGCCTTCGAGCGGACGCATCCCCGCGTGACCTTGGCCCTGGTGCCCATGTCGGACGAATACGTGCAGGAACGCGTGGCCGATGGGCGTGCCGACTTTGGCATGTCGGTTGCGCCGGCCACGCCCGGCCGGGTGGCGTTCGAGCCGGTCGCACAGGATGATTTCGTGCTGATCTGCAGCGCGAATGATCCGCTGGCCTCGCGCGTCCGGGTCGACTGGCGTGTGCTGGCGAGCCGCCCGCTGGTGGCCAGCGGGTCGTCGAGCAGCATCCGGCCCCTGGTCGATCGGGTGCTGGCCGAGACGGGGCTGGCCATTGCGCCCAAGTATGAAGCGACCAACATTTCGGTAGTGGGCGCCATGGTGGCGGCGGGACTGGGCGTTGCGCCGGTGCCGCGGCTGGCGTTGTGCCTCATGGACGTCAGGGGACTGGCCGTGCTCAAGCTCGGCCGGCCTGCGGTGCATCGGGAGCTGGGCATCCTGACCCGCAGCGGACGGTCGCCCTCGGCCGCGGCATCAGCATTTCTGGCCACCTTGCGGGCGGAACTGGGCGACCGCGTCGCAGCACCCGGTGCCAATATTTCGCTGCGCGGAACGCGTCCGGTCGCGGATTGA
- a CDS encoding response regulator, with amino-acid sequence MSPIPSQSGPDSPAPPDGAGIRVLIAEDEAALAEGLAKALSAFGFVVGVVGDGGAVRPALAAGGVDVLVLDLGLPVMDGRAVLHALRAADVRIPVLVLTARDALAECVDVLNAGADDFLSKPVAVLELAARLVALVRRARGVERVALACGPLVLDTLRRQFTLDGQPLELPRREYALLAMLLARQGEPIAKHEIHRDVFGEEPAHAEVVELMVHRLRRRLGASAVRIVTVRGMGYLIEAT; translated from the coding sequence ATGTCTCCGATCCCGTCGCAGTCCGGACCGGATTCGCCCGCGCCGCCCGATGGCGCGGGCATTCGTGTCCTGATCGCCGAAGACGAAGCAGCACTTGCCGAGGGGCTTGCCAAAGCCCTCTCGGCTTTTGGCTTTGTCGTGGGCGTGGTGGGCGACGGCGGTGCGGTGCGCCCGGCGCTTGCAGCAGGCGGCGTCGACGTGCTGGTGCTGGACCTTGGCTTGCCTGTGATGGACGGGCGCGCCGTGCTGCACGCCTTGCGCGCAGCCGATGTGCGCATTCCTGTCCTGGTGCTGACGGCGCGCGACGCCTTGGCCGAATGTGTCGACGTGCTCAATGCCGGCGCCGATGATTTTCTGTCGAAACCGGTCGCCGTGCTGGAACTGGCGGCGCGCCTGGTGGCGCTGGTGCGTCGTGCGCGGGGCGTGGAGCGGGTCGCGCTGGCGTGCGGACCGCTCGTGCTGGATACGTTGCGGCGGCAGTTCACGCTGGATGGCCAGCCGCTGGAATTGCCACGCCGCGAATACGCCTTGCTGGCCATGCTGCTTGCAAGGCAGGGCGAGCCGATCGCCAAGCATGAGATCCATCGGGATGTATTTGGCGAAGAGCCGGCTCACGCCGAGGTGGTGGAACTGATGGTGCACCGCTTGCGCCGCCGCCTGGGCGCCAGCGCCGTGCGCATCGTGACCGTGCGCGGCATGGGGTACCTGATCGAAGCCACCTAG
- a CDS encoding sensory rhodopsin transducer — translation MEHLGKTTWVIAEGYIPPGSTGDDKAFISHETACMLNTGDTPAQVEVTLFFSDRDPAGPYRMTIAPRRTLHMRFNDLTTPEAVPLGTDYASVIQSDVPIVVQHTRLDSRQAELAIMTTMAWPAG, via the coding sequence ATGGAACATCTTGGAAAGACCACCTGGGTCATTGCCGAAGGCTATATCCCGCCCGGCAGTACCGGCGACGACAAGGCCTTCATCAGCCACGAAACGGCGTGCATGCTCAACACGGGCGATACGCCGGCGCAGGTCGAGGTCACCCTGTTCTTTTCGGATCGCGACCCGGCCGGACCCTACCGCATGACCATTGCGCCGCGGCGCACCCTGCACATGCGCTTCAATGACCTGACCACACCCGAAGCCGTGCCGCTGGGGACTGATTACGCCAGCGTGATCCAGTCGGACGTGCCCATTGTCGTGCAGCACACCCGCCTGGATTCGCGGCAGGCCGAGCTGGCCATCATGACCACGATGGCCTGGCCCGCGGGGTGA
- a CDS encoding tannase/feruloyl esterase family alpha/beta hydrolase, with translation MTARHPSRVLLALGALTTALAACGGDGDDAPAIPAPTPTPLAACMALNGTTVAAADLSLPTRGAWITSAALVLPGDAGNTNGEYCKVLGAIKPTDATAPDIRFQVNLPSTWNGKALQFGGGGYNGSIPNTVTKAPLGSDTAPVPLAQGYMTLASDSGHQAADADDASFALNDEALLNFGYMHIKKTRDVAVALAKSRYGSAPKRMYYAGGSTGGREALTAALRFPEAYDGVISNYPTANFLGLRLWGAALARAVYDNSSAGWIPPAMVSEIANRALQRCDALDGVADGLVSNMPGCRAISAQLVSDLSCKAGETGNPTTCLTPVQISKTLSVYHDGYTLPYAFANNITRYLGYNSLEGITMQLGSQAAYIEPPVSGPNAHHVSRADQFVKYFVARNPAFNLLTLDIQNPGIYQNRIVELSDTIGATSSDYTKFKDRGGKVLWVQGQDDPSVSPYANAELYGAVVTRYGQAAADTFMRFYLIPGLAHGNGKFLLAWDNLAILDDWVEGKQSPPATPVGFDSNTATKGRSRPVCVYPTWPKYNGTGDINAAASYTCARS, from the coding sequence ATGACTGCAAGACATCCTTCCCGCGTCCTGCTTGCGCTGGGCGCCCTGACCACGGCCCTGGCGGCCTGTGGCGGCGATGGCGACGACGCCCCCGCCATACCCGCACCCACCCCCACGCCGCTGGCGGCGTGCATGGCCCTGAACGGCACGACAGTGGCTGCGGCTGACCTGTCCTTGCCGACCCGCGGCGCATGGATCACGTCGGCCGCGCTGGTGCTGCCGGGCGACGCAGGGAACACCAATGGCGAATATTGCAAGGTGCTCGGCGCGATCAAGCCGACGGACGCCACGGCGCCCGATATCCGTTTTCAGGTGAACCTGCCCAGCACGTGGAACGGCAAGGCCCTGCAGTTCGGCGGGGGCGGCTACAACGGCAGCATTCCCAACACGGTCACCAAGGCGCCGCTGGGCTCGGACACGGCGCCGGTGCCTCTGGCCCAGGGCTACATGACGCTGGCCAGCGATTCGGGGCACCAGGCCGCCGATGCCGACGACGCGTCGTTCGCGCTGAATGACGAGGCCTTGCTGAACTTCGGCTACATGCACATCAAGAAAACGCGCGATGTGGCGGTGGCGCTGGCCAAAAGCCGTTACGGCAGTGCGCCCAAACGCATGTATTACGCGGGCGGATCAACTGGCGGGCGCGAGGCGCTGACGGCCGCGCTGCGGTTTCCTGAAGCTTACGACGGGGTCATCAGCAACTACCCGACGGCGAATTTCCTGGGCTTGCGGCTGTGGGGCGCGGCGCTTGCCCGAGCGGTCTACGACAACAGCTCCGCCGGGTGGATACCGCCTGCCATGGTGTCGGAGATCGCCAACCGCGCGCTGCAACGGTGCGATGCGCTGGACGGCGTGGCCGATGGCCTGGTCAGCAACATGCCCGGATGCCGGGCGATCTCGGCGCAGCTGGTCAGCGACCTGAGCTGCAAGGCGGGCGAAACCGGCAACCCCACAACGTGCCTGACGCCGGTACAGATCTCGAAGACGCTGTCGGTCTATCACGACGGCTACACGCTGCCGTACGCGTTCGCCAACAACATCACGCGCTACCTGGGCTACAACAGCCTGGAAGGCATCACCATGCAACTGGGCTCGCAGGCGGCGTATATCGAGCCGCCGGTCAGCGGGCCCAACGCCCACCATGTGAGCCGAGCCGACCAGTTCGTGAAGTATTTCGTGGCCCGCAATCCGGCGTTCAATCTGCTGACGCTCGATATCCAGAATCCGGGGATCTACCAGAACCGCATTGTCGAGCTGTCGGACACCATCGGCGCCACCAGTTCCGACTACACGAAGTTCAAGGATCGTGGCGGCAAGGTGTTGTGGGTGCAGGGCCAGGACGATCCCAGCGTGAGCCCGTATGCAAATGCGGAGCTGTATGGCGCGGTGGTCACGCGGTATGGCCAGGCCGCGGCTGACACGTTCATGCGCTTCTACCTGATCCCGGGCCTGGCGCACGGCAATGGCAAGTTCCTGCTGGCATGGGACAACCTGGCGATCCTGGACGACTGGGTCGAGGGCAAACAGTCGCCGCCGGCCACGCCAGTGGGCTTTGACAGCAACACCGCGACCAAGGGACGGTCACGTCCGGTGTGCGTGTATCCGACCTGGCCGAAGTACAACGGCACGGGCGACATCAATGCCGCCGCGAGCTATACCTGCGCGCGGTCCTGA
- a CDS encoding acyclic terpene utilization AtuA family protein — MTGKPRIRIGAGSGFSDDRFEPALELAEKGDIDYLVFECLAERTIARETLARLKNPAAGYTPFLAERMRLVLPECLRRGIRIVTNMGAANPIAAARAIRDEAQAMGLTPPRVAAVVGDDVTEIIRANPQLPLLESGEPVESLLPRLAAANAYLGADIVRAALDTDAQVVVTGRVADPSLFLACMLHGLGWSYDDLPRLAAGTFTGHLLECAAQLTGGCFADFPRKRVEGLARLGFPYADVTRDGQVTFGKVDGSGGRIDVATCTEQALYELHDPARYITPDCVLDITDASFEQLGPDRVRMAGARARARTDTYKVVVGYHDGWIGEGEVGYAGPHALARARLSEQIVRERLALRGFSYPEIRVDYIGVSSLHGDAPGRPEPYEVRLRVAARSPDRKAAEAVGFEVRTLNVNGPAGGGGGTNAVRQVIGVKSLLLPREHVRPEIVMEGASS, encoded by the coding sequence ATGACAGGCAAACCACGCATCCGCATCGGCGCGGGCTCGGGCTTTTCCGATGACCGGTTCGAACCCGCGCTCGAACTGGCGGAAAAAGGTGACATCGATTATCTGGTGTTCGAATGTCTGGCCGAGCGGACCATTGCGCGCGAAACCCTCGCGCGGCTGAAAAATCCTGCCGCGGGCTACACCCCTTTCCTGGCGGAACGCATGCGTCTGGTGCTGCCCGAGTGCCTGCGCCGGGGGATTCGCATCGTGACCAACATGGGGGCGGCCAATCCGATCGCGGCGGCCCGCGCGATCCGGGATGAAGCGCAGGCCATGGGCCTGACGCCACCCCGCGTCGCCGCCGTCGTGGGCGATGACGTCACCGAGATCATCCGCGCCAATCCGCAACTGCCCCTGCTGGAAAGCGGCGAGCCCGTTGAATCGCTGCTGCCGCGGCTGGCCGCCGCCAATGCCTACCTGGGCGCAGACATTGTCCGGGCTGCGCTGGACACCGATGCGCAGGTGGTGGTGACGGGCCGCGTCGCCGACCCCTCATTGTTCCTGGCCTGCATGCTGCACGGGCTGGGATGGTCGTATGACGACCTGCCCCGCCTGGCCGCCGGCACCTTCACCGGACACCTGCTGGAATGCGCCGCCCAATTGACCGGCGGATGCTTTGCCGACTTTCCCCGCAAGCGGGTGGAAGGCCTGGCGCGCCTGGGCTTCCCCTATGCCGACGTGACCCGGGACGGCCAGGTCACCTTTGGCAAGGTCGACGGATCGGGGGGCCGGATCGACGTCGCCACCTGCACGGAACAGGCGCTATACGAATTGCACGACCCTGCCCGCTACATCACGCCCGACTGCGTCCTGGACATTACTGACGCGAGCTTCGAGCAGCTTGGGCCGGACCGCGTCCGCATGGCAGGCGCGCGCGCCCGGGCCCGCACGGACACCTACAAAGTGGTTGTCGGTTACCACGATGGCTGGATCGGTGAAGGCGAAGTCGGCTATGCGGGTCCGCATGCACTGGCGCGGGCCAGGCTGTCGGAGCAGATCGTGCGCGAACGGCTGGCGCTGCGCGGCTTCAGCTATCCCGAAATCCGGGTTGACTACATTGGCGTGTCGAGCCTGCACGGCGACGCACCCGGCCGCCCGGAACCCTACGAAGTCAGGCTGCGCGTGGCCGCTCGCAGCCCCGACCGCAAAGCGGCCGAAGCCGTCGGCTTCGAGGTGCGCACGCTGAACGTCAACGGGCCCGCTGGCGGAGGCGGCGGCACCAACGCCGTGCGCCAGGTGATCGGCGTCAAATCGCTGTTGCTGCCGCGCGAGCATGTGCGGCCCGAGATCGTCATGGAAGGAGCGTCATCATGA
- a CDS encoding Bug family tripartite tricarboxylate transporter substrate binding protein: MPSALPWIRALGASLLTLALAPSFAASSGAAYPTRPIKMVVAAPTGGLPDVIARIVAQHMTTSLGQAVVVENKPSAGGIIATESVAKAAPDGYTVLLLDLSPLTINPTLYKKLPYDAVNGFAPVRLLGIAPLFLVTNPNVPAKTFQELVAMVKAAPGKHTYGTIGVGSLHHIAFEEMKAATGMDMLHVPFREQPSGPVVAGQVDMILAGLPSIEGFVKGNRLNMIAVSTSKRAPQTPALPTIAESGLPGYDVSADIGVIAPKGTPPEVISTLSNALADALKQPDTLARFNELGILAADMPAEAYAAHIRKEMQRFAKSVTAAGLAGSN, translated from the coding sequence ATGCCGTCTGCCCTGCCCTGGATCCGCGCCCTTGGCGCATCCCTGCTGACACTGGCGCTTGCGCCTTCCTTCGCGGCGTCGTCCGGTGCGGCCTACCCGACGCGGCCGATCAAGATGGTCGTGGCCGCGCCCACCGGCGGCCTGCCCGACGTCATCGCGCGCATTGTTGCGCAGCACATGACCACGTCCTTGGGCCAGGCCGTCGTCGTTGAAAACAAGCCCAGCGCCGGCGGCATCATCGCCACCGAATCGGTCGCCAAAGCGGCGCCCGACGGCTACACGGTGCTGCTGCTGGACCTCAGTCCCCTGACGATCAACCCCACCCTGTACAAGAAGCTGCCGTACGACGCAGTGAACGGCTTTGCGCCCGTCCGGCTGCTCGGTATTGCGCCGCTGTTTCTGGTGACCAATCCGAATGTGCCCGCCAAGACCTTCCAGGAACTGGTGGCAATGGTGAAAGCCGCGCCCGGCAAGCACACCTATGGCACCATCGGCGTCGGATCCCTGCACCACATTGCGTTCGAAGAAATGAAGGCAGCAACCGGCATGGACATGTTGCACGTCCCCTTCAGGGAGCAACCTTCCGGGCCCGTCGTGGCAGGCCAGGTCGACATGATCCTGGCTGGCCTCCCATCGATCGAAGGGTTTGTGAAAGGCAACCGCCTCAACATGATCGCGGTCAGCACATCAAAGCGCGCGCCGCAGACCCCGGCGTTGCCGACCATCGCCGAAAGCGGCTTGCCCGGTTACGACGTGTCGGCGGACATCGGCGTCATCGCGCCGAAAGGCACACCGCCCGAAGTCATCAGCACACTGTCGAATGCCCTGGCCGATGCGTTGAAGCAACCGGACACCCTGGCCCGCTTTAACGAACTCGGCATCCTGGCCGCCGACATGCCGGCAGAAGCCTATGCCGCGCACATCCGCAAGGAAATGCAGCGCTTCGCCAAGTCGGTCACTGCCGCAGGGCTGGCCGGCAGCAACTGA
- a CDS encoding Bug family tripartite tricarboxylate transporter substrate binding protein, producing MPYLFAHRHVAGAAMALAATALPFSFTTAAVAADFPGRAVTLVVGYTPGGAIDQSARLVGSELAKRWGQPVVVDNKPGANGTIAAGNVASAKPDGYTLLVTATSHNLNKFVNKNLRYDVTTSFTPVALTVEVPNILVVSAASPYRTVGQLLTDVRAGKKPFSYASQGIGGVPHLAGELFKLRTNTDILHVPYKGAAQGMTDLVGGVVDMSFPSPASATAFIAQGKLRALAVASNQRIAQLPDVPTFAEAGVSDYVISTWHGILAPAGTPPEIVAKINKDVIEIVQSPEFASALQAQGSIPAPPLSPPAFGAKLAKELSAFETISRKVDLSGN from the coding sequence GTGCCCTACCTTTTTGCCCACCGCCACGTTGCAGGGGCTGCGATGGCGCTTGCCGCCACAGCCCTTCCATTTTCCTTCACGACGGCTGCGGTCGCGGCCGATTTTCCGGGGCGCGCCGTCACGCTGGTGGTGGGCTACACGCCCGGCGGTGCGATCGACCAGTCGGCCCGGCTGGTCGGCAGCGAGCTGGCCAAGCGGTGGGGCCAACCGGTTGTCGTCGACAACAAGCCGGGCGCCAACGGCACGATTGCCGCGGGCAACGTGGCATCAGCCAAACCGGACGGCTACACGCTGCTGGTGACCGCAACGAGCCATAACCTCAACAAGTTCGTGAACAAGAATCTGCGTTACGACGTGACCACGTCGTTCACGCCCGTGGCCTTGACGGTCGAGGTGCCCAACATCCTGGTCGTCAGCGCGGCGTCGCCGTACCGCACGGTCGGCCAGTTGCTGACCGACGTTCGCGCAGGCAAGAAGCCATTCAGCTATGCGTCGCAGGGTATCGGCGGCGTGCCGCATCTGGCGGGAGAACTCTTCAAGCTGCGCACCAACACCGACATCCTTCACGTACCGTACAAGGGCGCGGCGCAGGGCATGACCGATCTGGTGGGCGGTGTCGTGGACATGTCGTTCCCGTCGCCGGCGTCAGCCACGGCGTTCATCGCGCAGGGCAAGCTGCGGGCGTTGGCGGTCGCGTCGAACCAGCGCATTGCGCAATTGCCCGACGTACCGACCTTTGCGGAAGCGGGCGTGTCCGATTATGTGATCAGCACCTGGCACGGCATCCTTGCGCCCGCCGGCACGCCGCCCGAGATCGTTGCGAAAATCAACAAGGATGTGATCGAGATCGTGCAGTCGCCGGAGTTCGCCAGCGCGCTGCAGGCACAGGGCAGCATTCCCGCGCCACCGCTGAGTCCGCCGGCGTTTGGCGCCAAGCTGGCCAAGGAATTGAGCGCGTTCGAAACGATCTCCAGAAAGGTCGATCTGAGCGGCAACTGA
- a CDS encoding LysR family transcriptional regulator, whose product MLTLRQLTYFAKVVETRNITRAAEQLHVAQPALGTQLRQLEAHLGVPLLHRHSRGVDATPAGQLLYQRTQDMLALLERTESEVRQLHGTHGRPLTLGLTASLVHLIGADLMVWAATAFPGQALKLREEPSFLLIDALERQEIDLALAYCAPLRPGLIVESLLVEEIPLVMRADRAPTGDTVSLPQALTFDLAMGGERDVGRRLLAEAAESHRLDCTVAFETQSIAGIRDLLRRGLAASVIPYGSVAQELDTGELVARRLVPTLSMTLCRVQRRVDGSLEGANGFRDALVARCLAMIRERLGPFVLSP is encoded by the coding sequence ATGCTTACCCTTCGCCAGCTGACCTACTTTGCCAAAGTAGTTGAGACACGCAACATCACGCGGGCCGCCGAGCAGCTGCATGTGGCGCAGCCGGCATTGGGCACCCAGCTGCGGCAGCTCGAAGCGCATCTGGGCGTGCCCCTGCTGCATCGCCATTCGCGCGGCGTTGACGCCACGCCCGCAGGGCAATTGCTTTATCAGCGCACCCAGGACATGCTTGCCCTGCTGGAACGGACCGAATCCGAAGTCAGGCAGTTGCACGGCACGCACGGGCGTCCGCTTACGCTGGGCCTCACCGCAAGCCTGGTCCACCTGATCGGCGCGGACCTGATGGTCTGGGCGGCAACGGCTTTTCCTGGCCAGGCCTTGAAGTTGCGCGAAGAGCCCAGCTTTCTGCTGATCGACGCGCTGGAGCGCCAGGAGATCGACCTGGCCCTGGCCTACTGCGCGCCGCTTCGGCCTGGTCTGATCGTCGAATCCTTATTGGTCGAAGAAATCCCGCTGGTCATGCGTGCCGACCGCGCGCCAACGGGCGACACCGTGTCGCTGCCCCAGGCCCTGACGTTCGACCTCGCCATGGGTGGCGAGCGGGACGTGGGACGACGCCTGCTGGCCGAGGCGGCGGAATCGCATCGGCTCGACTGCACGGTGGCTTTCGAAACGCAATCGATCGCGGGGATACGGGACCTGTTGCGTCGCGGCCTGGCGGCCAGCGTCATCCCGTACGGGTCCGTCGCGCAGGAACTGGACACGGGCGAACTCGTTGCACGTCGACTGGTGCCGACCCTGTCGATGACGCTTTGCCGGGTGCAGCGGCGTGTGGACGGCAGCCTGGAAGGCGCGAACGGATTCCGCGATGCGCTAGTCGCGCGCTGTCTGGCCATGATCCGGGAAAGGCTCGGCCCGTTCGTGCTGTCCCCGTGA